One window of Nitrospirota bacterium genomic DNA carries:
- a CDS encoding LysM peptidoglycan-binding domain-containing protein, which translates to MKRILFVFVISLLFCAAYAHAQDASSEEYTVQDNDTLWGISGSKLQDNFLWPKIWSVNPHISNPDLIHPGEKIVIPSREKLMQETKPLAPEEKKETQAAARTFFKPVTKPVVAAEAASKFESLAEAGKKYIVNKNLYISSGWIADEFPGIGKIVSSPTNRTLLGRGDFVYLKFNKNAGPENKFFTIRDVKIVHHPVTHKKLGHQIRVTGIVEVTGADNGLSKAKITESFEDIQISDGLLPYQEMEPPLVPSLVRTPDIKGYVVESFSNTQMSGEGAIVFLDKGRNDGLETGDVFSTLADVPVERSTGKIQIVSVQPTTSSAIIVTGSEEVIVGARWGQK; encoded by the coding sequence ATGAAAAGGATTCTTTTTGTCTTCGTCATTTCTCTGTTGTTTTGTGCCGCTTACGCTCATGCTCAGGATGCTTCATCCGAGGAATACACAGTCCAGGACAATGATACTCTCTGGGGCATTTCCGGCAGTAAGCTGCAGGACAATTTTCTCTGGCCCAAGATCTGGAGCGTTAACCCTCATATAAGCAATCCGGACCTTATTCATCCCGGCGAAAAGATTGTAATCCCGTCAAGAGAAAAATTAATGCAGGAAACAAAGCCCCTTGCGCCTGAAGAAAAGAAAGAAACCCAGGCCGCGGCCAGGACGTTTTTTAAACCAGTCACTAAACCGGTAGTTGCGGCTGAGGCCGCATCTAAATTTGAATCTCTTGCAGAAGCAGGCAAGAAATATATAGTCAATAAAAATCTCTATATATCAAGCGGCTGGATAGCGGATGAGTTCCCCGGTATCGGTAAGATAGTTTCTTCGCCTACAAACCGCACCCTGCTGGGAAGAGGTGATTTTGTTTACCTTAAATTTAATAAGAACGCAGGTCCTGAAAACAAGTTTTTCACGATCAGGGACGTAAAAATAGTCCATCATCCCGTAACGCATAAAAAGTTAGGACATCAGATAAGGGTGACCGGCATTGTAGAAGTTACAGGGGCTGATAACGGGCTGTCAAAGGCAAAGATAACAGAGTCTTTTGAAGATATCCAGATAAGCGACGGGCTGCTGCCTTACCAGGAGATGGAGCCGCCCCTTGTCCCCAGCCTCGTCAGGACCCCGGATATAAAAGGTTACGTGGTTGAATCTTTTTCAAACACTCAAATGTCAGGGGAGGGCGCCATTGTCTTTCTTGATAAAGGTCGAAATGACGGCCTTGAAACAGGGGACGTCTTTTCAACACTTGCAGACGTGCCTGTAGAAAGATCAACCGGAAAGATACAAATTGTTTCAGTCCAGCCGACAACATCTTCCGCAATTATCGTGACAGGCAGTGAAGAGGTAATAGTAGGGGCGCGCTGGGGACAGAAGTAA
- the argJ gene encoding bifunctional glutamate N-acetyltransferase/amino-acid acetyltransferase ArgJ, translating to MRQAPVLIPGFRFAGISAGIKKSSANDLALIFSEAPAVTAGVFTANKIKAAPVKLAIKHIASQKGQAIIVNSGNANACTGNRGIKDAKATIDSLAKELGISSALVYASSTGVIGRPLPIEKIKKAVPELVRSLSPSSLDQVASAIMTTDTFAKLSSRKIRIGGKTGTIAGIAKGAGMICPNMATMLCFIMTDIAIKPQALDSALRDAAQKSFNRIRIDNDMSTNDTAMVMANGLLKNAPITKNSPLYRKFANALDEVTYELSKMIVQDGEGATKLVEIAVKGAGTEGDAEKVARAVADSMLVKTAIYGRDPNWGRIIAAAGYSGAKVDETKLDIYLDKIKLVSGGVGTGKEAIARNLLARKEITITINLRSGTKSANVLTCDLTKKYIEINAHYTT from the coding sequence ATGAGACAAGCTCCAGTTCTAATCCCGGGATTCAGATTCGCAGGCATATCGGCAGGAATAAAAAAATCCTCTGCAAATGACCTTGCCCTGATATTTTCAGAAGCACCGGCAGTGACGGCGGGTGTGTTTACAGCCAATAAAATAAAAGCCGCTCCAGTGAAGCTCGCCATAAAACATATTGCCTCCCAAAAAGGACAGGCAATCATCGTTAACAGCGGCAACGCAAATGCCTGCACAGGAAACCGTGGAATCAAAGATGCTAAAGCTACGATTGACAGTCTTGCAAAGGAACTCGGAATTTCATCCGCGCTTGTCTACGCATCCTCTACCGGCGTGATAGGCAGGCCGCTTCCAATAGAAAAGATAAAGAAGGCGGTACCTGAATTGGTCAGAAGCCTCTCCCCTTCATCATTAGACCAGGTTGCATCAGCAATAATGACGACCGACACTTTCGCAAAATTATCGTCAAGAAAAATACGCATCGGCGGTAAAACAGGGACTATAGCAGGCATTGCAAAGGGGGCCGGGATGATCTGCCCGAACATGGCCACTATGCTGTGTTTCATAATGACAGACATTGCGATAAAACCTCAGGCCCTTGATTCAGCGCTGAGAGATGCGGCGCAGAAGTCATTCAACAGGATCAGGATTGATAATGACATGAGCACAAATGATACTGCGATGGTTATGGCAAACGGTTTGCTGAAAAATGCACCGATCACAAAAAATTCGCCCCTGTACCGAAAATTCGCGAACGCATTGGACGAGGTGACATACGAACTTTCAAAAATGATAGTCCAGGACGGAGAAGGCGCAACAAAGCTTGTTGAGATCGCTGTCAAGGGAGCAGGCACAGAGGGGGATGCGGAGAAGGTTGCCAGGGCAGTGGCTGATTCGATGCTTGTAAAGACCGCGATTTACGGCAGGGACCCGAACTGGGGGAGGATAATAGCTGCAGCCGGTTACTCAGGGGCAAAGGTGGACGAGACCAAACTGGATATTTACCTTGATAAAATCAAACTGGTAAGCGGGGGCGTTGGCACAGGAAAAGAGGCAATTGCGCGGAACCTGCTTGCACGTAAAGAAATAACTATCACTATTAATTTAAGGTCGGGGACTAAAAGCGCTAACGTCCTTACTTGCGATTTAACGAAGAAGTATATTGAGATCAATGCGCATTACACAACGTGA
- a CDS encoding N-acetyl-gamma-glutamyl-phosphate reductase, with the protein MLKVAILGGSGYAGSELLRLLLSHPHVEVTAVTSERSAGTKIADSFLHLRNTDLKFEPLDLKILKEKADLFFLCLPHKTSQEAVAALHKAGKKVVDFSADYRIKNIKVYQDWYNTSHNFPGLLKKAVYGLPEIYRKQIKKASIIANPGCYPTSAILGLAPVIGKDFIDSDSVIVDSKSGTSGAGRSPAQPLMFCEVNESVKAYAVTSHRHTPEIEQELSAVSKKKIKIIFTPHLMPIDRGILSTIYLRLKKKVNLSGVQKIYNEFYKDEPFVRVLNNGVYPTTKAVKGTNFCDLSVFHDKRTQSLIVVSAIDNLLKGASGAAVQNMNIMYGFDETAGLMASPPSP; encoded by the coding sequence ATGTTAAAAGTTGCCATATTGGGAGGGAGCGGATATGCAGGTTCGGAACTCCTGAGATTGCTCCTCAGCCATCCGCACGTTGAAGTAACGGCAGTTACTTCAGAGCGTTCAGCCGGGACAAAAATAGCCGATTCATTCCTCCACCTAAGAAACACCGATTTAAAGTTTGAACCTCTTGACTTAAAAATCCTGAAGGAGAAGGCGGACCTTTTTTTTCTCTGCCTGCCGCACAAGACCTCGCAGGAGGCGGTTGCCGCTCTTCATAAAGCCGGAAAGAAGGTGGTGGATTTTTCCGCCGACTACAGGATAAAAAATATTAAGGTGTATCAGGACTGGTATAACACCTCTCATAATTTCCCGGGCCTATTAAAAAAGGCGGTTTACGGACTCCCTGAAATTTACAGGAAGCAAATCAAAAAGGCCTCAATTATTGCCAACCCCGGCTGCTATCCAACGAGCGCCATACTCGGGCTTGCTCCGGTGATCGGCAAAGATTTTATAGACTCTGATTCAGTTATCGTTGACTCAAAATCCGGGACCTCCGGCGCCGGTAGAAGCCCCGCGCAGCCGCTTATGTTCTGCGAAGTAAACGAATCGGTAAAGGCTTATGCGGTTACATCTCATCGCCACACCCCGGAAATAGAGCAGGAATTAAGCGCTGTCTCGAAGAAGAAAATAAAGATAATCTTTACGCCTCACCTCATGCCGATAGACCGAGGCATCCTAAGCACTATCTATTTACGCCTCAAAAAGAAAGTAAACCTGTCGGGAGTGCAGAAGATCTACAATGAATTTTATAAAGACGAGCCGTTTGTCAGGGTCTTGAATAACGGGGTATATCCCACTACAAAGGCCGTAAAGGGGACCAACTTCTGTGACTTGTCCGTGTTTCACGATAAACGGACACAATCCTTGATAGTAGTAAGCGCAATTGACAACCTTTTAAAAGGTGCCTCAGGAGCCGCGGTGCAGAATATGAATATTATGTATGGCTTTGATGAAACCGCAGGACTGATGGCGTCCCCGCCGTCTCCCTGA
- the rpsI gene encoding 30S ribosomal protein S9: MAEIQYNATGRRKTSIAQVFIKPGPGNITVNKKPLNDYFPYETMKMIIQQPLNIVGVVGKYDITIRVNGGGVSGQALAIRHGISRALTLLNSDFRGKLKKEGLLTRDPRAVERKKYGQKGARARFQFSKR; encoded by the coding sequence ATGGCGGAAATACAATATAACGCAACCGGCAGAAGAAAGACATCAATCGCCCAGGTATTCATTAAGCCCGGACCGGGGAATATTACCGTAAATAAAAAACCGCTCAATGATTATTTTCCTTACGAAACAATGAAGATGATAATACAGCAGCCGTTGAACATTGTCGGGGTTGTCGGCAAGTATGATATCACTATAAGGGTTAACGGCGGCGGTGTAAGCGGACAGGCTTTAGCGATAAGGCACGGCATATCAAGGGCACTTACGCTGCTCAATTCAGATTTCAGGGGAAAACTTAAAAAAGAAGGCCTTCTGACAAGAGATCCCAGGGCTGTTGAAAGAAAGAAATACGGTCAAAAGGGTGCAAGAGCACGCTTCCAGTTCTCTAAGAGATAA
- the rplM gene encoding 50S ribosomal protein L13, whose translation MKTLFAKNTDVVRKWHLVDADGMVVGRLAARVAAILRGKNKPIFTPHADTGDFVIVVNAAKIRFTGNKLEKKAYYHHSGYPGGIKMKTAKEIMKDSPERIVMEAVKGMLPKNRLGRQQLTKLKVFGGAEHTHQAQKPEALTLN comes from the coding sequence ATGAAGACTTTATTTGCAAAGAATACAGACGTTGTAAGAAAATGGCATCTTGTTGATGCTGATGGCATGGTTGTTGGAAGGCTTGCAGCAAGGGTAGCGGCCATACTGAGAGGCAAGAACAAACCTATCTTTACGCCTCACGCAGATACCGGTGACTTTGTTATTGTTGTAAATGCAGCCAAGATCCGTTTTACAGGCAACAAGCTTGAAAAAAAGGCATACTACCATCATTCCGGTTATCCGGGGGGAATAAAGATGAAGACCGCTAAGGAAATCATGAAGGATTCTCCAGAACGGATAGTTATGGAAGCGGTAAAAGGGATGCTTCCCAAAAACAGGCTCGGAAGGCAGCAGCTTACAAAGCTGAAGGTATTCGGCGGGGCTGAACATACTCATCAGGCACAAAAACCTGAGGCATTAACATTAAATTAA
- the fabG gene encoding 3-oxoacyl-[acyl-carrier-protein] reductase, translating into MTMKNKTVLISGATRGIGRAIAVELAGEGANISFNFLKSGREAAELENEIKNLGVNAKSFQADIKDFQAVRSWVDQTKELFGRIDIVINNAGVIKDKALALMESDDWREVLNTNLEGTFNLTRAAIVTLMKQKSGVIINITSVSGIVGLPRQTNYSASKAGVIGFTKSLAKEVAPYNIRVNAVAPGFVETDMLKVLTEEYKDQILKQIPLSRLGKPQEVAKMVKFLVSDNAAYITGQTIAIDGGMSMV; encoded by the coding sequence ATGACAATGAAAAACAAAACGGTCCTTATCAGCGGCGCAACAAGGGGTATAGGCAGGGCCATAGCGGTTGAATTGGCGGGGGAAGGCGCTAATATCAGTTTTAATTTTCTGAAAAGCGGCAGAGAGGCTGCTGAACTGGAAAATGAGATAAAAAACCTGGGCGTCAACGCTAAGTCATTTCAGGCTGATATAAAAGATTTTCAAGCGGTGAGGTCATGGGTTGATCAAACAAAAGAACTGTTCGGCAGGATCGACATTGTGATTAACAATGCCGGTGTAATTAAAGACAAGGCGCTTGCCCTGATGGAATCTGATGATTGGCGGGAAGTGCTCAATACTAATTTGGAAGGGACGTTCAACCTTACGCGGGCCGCAATCGTGACACTGATGAAACAGAAAAGCGGCGTTATAATTAACATCACATCAGTAAGCGGTATTGTGGGCCTGCCAAGGCAAACCAATTACTCGGCATCCAAGGCCGGGGTAATCGGCTTTACAAAATCTCTTGCAAAAGAGGTCGCCCCTTACAATATCAGGGTCAACGCAGTTGCTCCCGGTTTTGTCGAAACAGATATGCTTAAAGTTCTCACAGAGGAATATAAGGACCAGATATTAAAACAAATACCATTAAGCAGACTGGGCAAGCCTCAGGAAGTGGCAAAGATGGTTAAATTCTTGGTAAGCGATAACGCCGCATATATAACAGGCCAGACAATAGCCATAGACGGCGGAATGAGCATGGTGTAG
- a CDS encoding beta-ketoacyl-[acyl-carrier-protein] synthase family protein, with amino-acid sequence MQKRRIVITGLGVIAPNGIGKEDFWSALKEGRSGIRPISRFDTGGFKCKLGGEINNFKPTYFLGYKGLKNLDRTSRLLCSAAKLAMEDSGLKINYDNTDDFGVCTGTTLSSLWNFAEFDKEAIQDGPLFTNVALFPGTVINAASSQVSIRFNIQGFNTTVSTGFSSSLDALRYAVDFIRLGRIKAVLVGGVESLSLANFLGFYRLGFFAGIKGEEVSCPFDKRRNGIILGEGASVIVVEDEEHAQKRKAAIYAEIKGMGNCFSAYKMGKYEPEAKGLKESMKKAVGNSGLNFTDIDYISASANSVPEQDRLETKAVKDVFGKSAYNVPTTSIKSMTGETFSASGLLQVAASMGSIVNGFVPPTINYKVRDNDCDLDYVANKSRTARVNNVLINNFGPGGSNASVIISRYQ; translated from the coding sequence ATGCAAAAAAGGCGGATCGTGATAACGGGGTTAGGTGTAATCGCCCCTAACGGCATCGGCAAAGAAGATTTCTGGTCGGCTTTAAAAGAAGGCCGTTCAGGCATCAGGCCTATCAGCAGATTTGATACCGGAGGGTTCAAGTGTAAATTGGGCGGTGAGATCAACAATTTTAAACCCACATATTTTTTAGGATACAAGGGATTGAAAAACCTTGACAGGACTTCAAGGCTGTTATGCTCCGCCGCAAAATTGGCAATGGAAGACTCCGGATTAAAAATCAACTATGACAATACGGATGATTTCGGTGTCTGCACCGGGACCACTTTATCCTCTCTCTGGAACTTTGCCGAATTTGACAAGGAGGCCATACAGGACGGTCCCCTCTTTACAAATGTCGCGCTCTTCCCCGGCACTGTAATAAACGCCGCTTCAAGCCAGGTCTCGATCAGGTTTAATATCCAGGGATTCAACACAACCGTCTCAACCGGCTTCAGCTCAAGTTTAGACGCGTTAAGATATGCTGTGGATTTTATCAGGCTCGGACGTATCAAGGCGGTCCTGGTGGGAGGCGTAGAAAGCCTTTCCCTGGCAAATTTCCTCGGATTTTACCGTCTGGGTTTTTTTGCGGGCATAAAAGGAGAGGAAGTGTCCTGCCCGTTTGATAAAAGAAGGAACGGGATCATATTAGGCGAAGGCGCTTCCGTCATTGTGGTAGAAGACGAAGAGCATGCTCAAAAAAGAAAGGCAGCTATTTATGCAGAGATTAAAGGCATGGGTAATTGCTTTAGCGCATACAAGATGGGGAAATATGAGCCGGAAGCAAAGGGATTAAAAGAAAGCATGAAAAAGGCCGTCGGCAATTCGGGACTGAACTTTACCGATATTGATTATATAAGCGCATCGGCCAATTCAGTGCCTGAACAGGACCGGTTGGAGACAAAGGCGGTAAAAGATGTTTTCGGCAAATCTGCTTACAATGTCCCCACGACTTCCATCAAATCAATGACAGGGGAGACCTTCAGCGCGAGCGGACTGCTTCAGGTCGCAGCTTCAATGGGAAGCATCGTTAATGGTTTTGTCCCGCCTACGATCAACTACAAAGTGAGAGACAATGATTGCGACCTTGATTATGTTGCGAACAAATCACGGACAGCGAGGGTGAACAACGTGTTAATTAATAATTTCGGGCCTGGCGGGAGCAATGCATCTGTAATTATATCCAGATACCAATAG
- a CDS encoding acyl carrier protein — translation MSNNYEEEIRQLVSDITEVPAGKLTADADFFKDLNIDSLKAIEIVAAFEKKYRVIIPEQDIPKIRNLRQIVEYTKQLKK, via the coding sequence ATGTCAAACAACTACGAAGAAGAGATCAGGCAATTAGTCTCGGATATTACCGAGGTCCCGGCGGGAAAGCTTACAGCCGATGCGGACTTTTTTAAGGACTTGAATATTGACTCCTTAAAGGCAATCGAGATAGTCGCTGCATTTGAAAAGAAGTACCGTGTCATTATCCCTGAACAGGACATTCCGAAGATAAGAAATCTCAGGCAGATAGTTGAATATACCAAACAACTTAAAAAATGA
- the fabZ gene encoding 3-hydroxyacyl-ACP dehydratase FabZ has protein sequence MKWDLEKIKSVLPQREPFIFIDEVIDIEGTEKVVATKYVKGTEGFFEGHFPGKPIMPGVLIIEAMAQASIILYYLCKPEIAKTKPDYYLGKVKAEFFAPVLPGDRLILEAINVKIISEAGVVDTLARVGDKIVAKANLVISIQRR, from the coding sequence ATGAAATGGGATTTAGAAAAAATTAAATCCGTCCTGCCGCAGCGGGAGCCGTTTATTTTCATTGATGAGGTAATCGATATTGAAGGCACGGAAAAAGTTGTGGCAACCAAATACGTCAAAGGCACGGAGGGCTTTTTTGAAGGGCATTTCCCCGGCAAACCCATTATGCCAGGGGTCTTAATTATAGAAGCAATGGCACAGGCCTCAATAATTCTTTATTATCTATGTAAACCAGAGATAGCCAAGACAAAACCAGATTATTATTTAGGTAAAGTAAAGGCTGAATTCTTTGCGCCGGTACTCCCTGGTGATAGGCTTATATTAGAGGCTATCAATGTAAAAATTATAAGTGAAGCCGGAGTGGTTGATACTTTAGCTCGAGTTGGTGATAAGATTGTGGCTAAAGCAAACCTTGTGATTAGCATTCAGAGAAGATGA
- a CDS encoding beta-ketoacyl-[acyl-carrier-protein] synthase family protein — MNNRRVVVTGLGVVSSVGIGKDAFWNAILNGKSGIGKVSSFDTGNHRCHNAGEIKNFVPEEFIARRKVKFFGRTSQLAIAATALAFNDAKLPLKYIDKKRTGVFIGTTMGEKPLEEAIDSWFMEGADKISRAKILQASANNISANIGIYFKLEGPNYLIPTACAAGNYAIGYGADLIRRGDLDCAIAGGADAFSKLAFTGFQRVYAMSPEKCQPFDKNRKGMLVGEGAGILVLESLESALKRDADIYAEILGYGLSCDAFHMTASDSDGIEKVMLKALKDADIGKEEVDYISAHGTGTQGNDRIECAAIRKVFKEQYKTIPVSSIKSMLGHTMGAASAIEALTCCLIVKEDIIPPTMNFETPDPKCDIDCVPNRARRRRVNIALNNGFAFGGNNSCLVIKKMERINV, encoded by the coding sequence ATGAATAACAGGAGGGTCGTAGTCACCGGACTGGGTGTAGTTTCATCCGTAGGCATCGGCAAAGATGCGTTCTGGAACGCCATACTAAACGGCAAATCCGGCATAGGCAAGGTTTCTTCATTTGACACCGGCAATCACAGGTGCCACAATGCCGGAGAGATAAAGAACTTCGTCCCTGAAGAGTTCATCGCCAGGAGAAAAGTCAAATTCTTCGGACGCACTTCTCAATTGGCAATAGCCGCAACCGCTTTGGCTTTTAATGACGCGAAACTGCCGCTCAAATATATTGATAAAAAAAGGACGGGTGTATTTATCGGGACCACAATGGGGGAAAAGCCGCTGGAGGAAGCCATTGATTCATGGTTCATGGAAGGAGCGGACAAAATCAGCAGGGCCAAGATATTGCAGGCTTCGGCCAATAACATATCCGCCAATATCGGCATTTACTTTAAACTCGAAGGGCCGAATTATCTCATCCCCACTGCCTGCGCTGCCGGAAACTACGCGATAGGCTACGGGGCTGATCTAATACGCAGAGGAGACCTGGACTGCGCGATAGCGGGAGGCGCGGACGCGTTCTCCAAACTCGCGTTCACCGGATTTCAGCGCGTATACGCGATGTCTCCTGAGAAATGCCAGCCGTTTGATAAAAACAGAAAAGGTATGCTTGTCGGCGAAGGCGCCGGTATCCTTGTCCTTGAATCTTTAGAGTCTGCATTAAAAAGAGACGCGGACATCTATGCGGAGATCCTCGGCTACGGACTTAGCTGCGACGCTTTCCATATGACGGCATCCGATTCTGACGGGATAGAGAAGGTCATGCTTAAGGCATTAAAAGACGCGGACATCGGCAAAGAAGAAGTTGATTATATAAGCGCGCACGGGACAGGCACGCAGGGCAACGACAGGATCGAATGCGCCGCGATCAGAAAGGTTTTCAAAGAGCAATATAAAACAATCCCTGTCAGTTCAATTAAGTCCATGCTGGGTCATACGATGGGCGCTGCCTCGGCAATCGAGGCGTTAACATGCTGCCTTATTGTTAAAGAAGATATTATCCCGCCGACAATGAATTTTGAGACGCCTGATCCGAAATGTGACATTGACTGTGTCCCTAACAGGGCAAGGAGAAGGAGAGTCAACATTGCCCTGAACAACGGCTTTGCCTTCGGCGGAAATAATTCCTGTTTGGTGATTAAAAAAATGGAGCGAATAAATGTCTGA
- a CDS encoding NAD(P)/FAD-dependent oxidoreductase, with the protein MSEKYDVIIIGAGIGGLTAAAILARNGKKVLVSEKNPVPGGYAVNFCRGEFEFDVSLHLINNLDRKGGISYSILEECGIKDKLQMLSPKYLYRSIFPDFDIRVPQCNPKSYIKILISRFPKEKEGIEKLCEVMSSIFYKVEGLQGTKISTADFVSYLYTTSQDMLDKFIEDEKLKALILQLWPYYGSPPTKLSAFYFCYPWHDYTYIGGFYPAGGGKTISSALVEVIKKNNGAIKLNSKVERILIKDNISYGIENSQGDVIQGKRIISNIDALSTFHNLVGNKHVSADFIKKIDGMQPSLSAFVVYLGLNEHFKKVNKEDYIIFINSSYKTDTQFISFIENDANNVPLSLTLYSNLPSNMATGGNKYVMTIMTLAGYDFWKNMSLEEYKKHKNKFASILIKRAEEFIPNLSAYIERIETASPLTMERYTGSYKGAIYGWSQLVSQSGSNRLKQNTPIDHLYLSGAWTQPGSGIKGVMRSGMNTAHRILKETK; encoded by the coding sequence ATGTCTGAAAAATATGATGTCATTATAATTGGTGCAGGCATAGGGGGGTTAACAGCCGCAGCTATCTTAGCAAGAAATGGCAAAAAGGTATTAGTATCAGAGAAAAATCCCGTACCAGGAGGATATGCGGTCAATTTTTGTAGAGGAGAATTTGAATTCGATGTATCTTTACATCTAATAAATAACTTAGATCGTAAGGGAGGAATTTCTTATAGTATTTTAGAAGAATGCGGCATTAAAGATAAATTACAAATGCTGTCTCCCAAATATTTATACCGTTCTATTTTCCCTGATTTCGATATCCGTGTTCCTCAGTGCAATCCCAAATCGTACATAAAAATCTTAATAAGCCGATTCCCAAAAGAGAAAGAAGGTATTGAAAAATTATGCGAAGTTATGTCAAGCATTTTCTATAAAGTCGAAGGGTTACAAGGAACGAAAATCTCTACCGCTGATTTTGTATCATATCTATATACCACCTCTCAAGATATGTTAGACAAGTTTATAGAAGATGAAAAATTAAAAGCTCTAATTTTACAATTGTGGCCATATTACGGGTCTCCGCCAACAAAATTGTCTGCGTTTTATTTTTGTTATCCTTGGCATGATTACACCTACATAGGAGGATTTTATCCTGCCGGAGGCGGCAAAACCATCTCCAGTGCATTAGTGGAAGTTATTAAAAAGAATAACGGTGCAATAAAACTTAACAGTAAAGTGGAGCGTATTCTAATAAAAGATAATATCTCCTATGGGATTGAAAACAGTCAAGGCGATGTTATCCAGGGTAAAAGAATTATCTCTAACATCGATGCCCTATCCACATTTCATAATTTAGTCGGCAATAAACACGTTTCAGCAGACTTTATAAAAAAAATAGATGGAATGCAACCGTCGTTATCTGCCTTTGTCGTATATTTAGGATTGAATGAACATTTTAAAAAAGTCAATAAAGAAGATTATATAATATTCATTAATTCATCATACAAAACAGATACACAATTTATTTCTTTTATAGAAAATGACGCCAATAATGTGCCCCTTAGCCTAACACTTTATTCAAACCTTCCGAGCAATATGGCTACAGGAGGGAATAAATATGTAATGACTATTATGACATTAGCCGGATATGATTTCTGGAAAAATATGTCACTGGAAGAATATAAAAAGCATAAGAACAAATTTGCATCCATTTTAATTAAAAGAGCAGAAGAATTTATTCCTAATCTCTCTGCGTACATAGAAAGAATTGAGACAGCATCACCGCTTACTATGGAAAGATATACAGGTAGTTATAAGGGAGCAATATATGGGTGGAGTCAACTTGTTTCACAAAGCGGGTCAAACCGTCTTAAACAGAACACGCCCATTGACCATTTGTATCTATCAGGCGCCTGGACGCAACCAGGTAGCGGCATTAAAGGCGTGATGCGTTCTGGAATGAATACAGCTCATAGAATTTTAAAGGAGACCAAATAA